A single window of Bordetella genomosp. 11 DNA harbors:
- a CDS encoding NAD(P)-dependent oxidoreductase, protein MPSQPIVVLTSAIHPDEHARLAGHATVRVSPDARPETLKAAVADADGLVVRNPLPADIFEQAPRLKGVVRHGVGLDMIPMEAANRRRIPVANIPGSNTASVVEYCLAAMLHLRRRLAAVDAMLRAQGWSPARSFGESGDELAGQTLGIVGVGAIGSRLAALAQALDMRVLGLTRRPQTLPAGVQAVDKPTLMRESDVIVLACPLNEQTRGLIDAQALALAKPQALLINVARGPVVDAAALLAAIGAGRLGGAALDVHDVQPLPADAQVFRHPGLLLTPHLAGSTAASMRRMSRGAVDEMLRILRGEAPLNWVNQHEINAD, encoded by the coding sequence ATGCCCTCGCAACCCATCGTGGTGCTGACCAGCGCCATCCATCCCGACGAACACGCCCGCCTGGCCGGGCATGCGACGGTGCGCGTGTCGCCGGACGCGCGCCCCGAAACGTTGAAGGCCGCCGTGGCCGATGCCGACGGCCTGGTCGTGCGCAATCCGCTGCCGGCCGATATCTTCGAACAGGCGCCGCGGCTGAAGGGCGTGGTGCGCCATGGCGTGGGGCTGGACATGATCCCCATGGAGGCGGCCAACCGGCGCCGCATCCCGGTGGCGAACATCCCGGGCTCCAATACGGCATCGGTGGTCGAATACTGCCTGGCCGCGATGCTGCACCTGCGGCGCCGCCTGGCGGCGGTGGACGCCATGCTGCGCGCGCAAGGCTGGTCGCCGGCGCGTTCCTTTGGCGAAAGCGGCGACGAACTGGCCGGCCAGACACTCGGCATCGTTGGCGTGGGCGCCATCGGCAGCCGGCTGGCCGCCCTGGCCCAGGCGCTGGATATGCGTGTACTCGGCCTGACGCGCCGCCCGCAGACGCTGCCGGCCGGCGTGCAGGCGGTCGACAAACCCACGCTGATGCGCGAATCCGATGTGATCGTGCTGGCCTGCCCGCTGAACGAGCAGACGCGCGGGCTGATCGATGCGCAGGCCCTGGCGCTGGCCAAGCCCCAAGCCTTGCTGATCAACGTGGCGCGCGGGCCCGTCGTGGATGCCGCCGCGCTGCTCGCGGCCATCGGCGCGGGCCGCCTGGGCGGCGCCGCCCTGGACGTTCACGATGTCCAGCCCCTGCCCGCCGATGCCCAGGTGTTCCGGCATCCCGGCCTGCTGCTGACGCCGCACCTGGCCGGCAGCACCGCCGCCAGCATGCGGCGCATGAGCCGCGGCGCGGTGGACGAAATGCTGCGCATCCTGCGCGGCGAAGCGCCGTTGAACTGGGTCAACCAACATGAAATAAACGCCGACTGA
- a CDS encoding mandelate racemase/muconate lactonizing enzyme family protein produces the protein MRITDLKAVPISFPVPENKSVRLGIGRSVKRDAVLVRVDTDEGVTGWGEAHHGRCPGAIARLIDTTVRELVLGMDPRDVSGVTARVLKMQFASHGMGAAAALALSGVDLALWDIRCQLTGWPLYRLLGGAARPVKAYAGGIALGWQAPESLAQEALGLVEQGYRALKLRVGDTPARDIARVRAVRAAVGEDVDILVDANTNYRIEDVRRVMPAYEECQVVWLEEPFPAHDHHAYATAARLGRVPLAAGENHYTRYEFGPLLESGSVGYVQPDLSKVGGVTEAMRVAAMAAARKLSVNPHTSATAINMATSIHYLCAVDNPGYFEADVTALNPFRDDMMDRLPYTLDKDGCVQPHEGVGIGLRIDAAFLAAHPLIEGPCYV, from the coding sequence ATGCGAATCACCGACCTGAAAGCGGTACCGATTTCCTTTCCCGTACCGGAGAACAAATCCGTGCGCCTGGGCATCGGCCGCAGCGTCAAGCGCGATGCCGTGCTGGTGCGCGTCGACACCGATGAAGGCGTGACGGGCTGGGGGGAAGCGCATCACGGGCGCTGCCCGGGCGCCATCGCCAGGCTGATCGACACCACCGTGCGCGAACTGGTCCTGGGCATGGACCCGCGCGACGTCAGCGGGGTGACCGCGCGGGTCCTGAAGATGCAGTTCGCCAGCCATGGCATGGGCGCCGCGGCCGCGCTGGCCTTGAGCGGCGTGGACCTGGCGCTATGGGACATCCGCTGCCAGCTTACCGGCTGGCCGCTGTATCGCCTGCTGGGCGGCGCGGCCAGGCCGGTGAAGGCCTATGCGGGCGGTATCGCGCTGGGCTGGCAGGCCCCGGAAAGCCTCGCGCAGGAAGCGCTGGGGCTGGTCGAACAGGGGTACCGCGCGCTGAAGCTGCGCGTGGGCGATACGCCGGCGCGCGACATCGCGCGCGTGCGGGCCGTGCGCGCGGCGGTGGGCGAGGACGTCGACATCCTGGTCGACGCCAACACCAACTACCGTATCGAGGATGTGCGGCGCGTCATGCCCGCCTACGAGGAGTGCCAGGTGGTATGGCTGGAAGAACCCTTCCCCGCCCACGATCACCATGCCTACGCCACCGCGGCGCGACTGGGCCGCGTGCCGCTGGCGGCCGGCGAAAACCACTACACGCGCTACGAATTCGGACCGCTGCTGGAATCCGGCAGCGTCGGATATGTGCAGCCGGATCTGTCCAAGGTGGGCGGGGTCACCGAAGCCATGCGGGTGGCGGCGATGGCGGCGGCGCGCAAGCTGTCGGTGAACCCGCATACGTCGGCCACGGCGATCAACATGGCGACGTCCATCCACTATTTGTGCGCCGTGGACAACCCGGGCTACTTCGAGGCGGACGTCACCGCGCTGAATCCCTTCCGCGACGACATGATGGACCGGCTTCCCTATACGCTGGACAAGGACGGTTGCGTGCAGCCGCATGAGGGCGTGGGCATCGGCCTGCGCATCGATGCGGCCTTCCTTGCCGCGCATCCGCTGATCGAGGGACCCTGCTACGTGTAA
- a CDS encoding LysR substrate-binding domain-containing protein, which yields MNLRQIEVFRAVMMAGSVSGAAQLLHVSQPAVSRLIAYTEQRLGFPLFQRLRGRLHPTAEAHKLFTEVEALYQGVQRINGLAGDMANQAGGVLRIACSPSLAYGLLPMAIASFAQRYPDAKVVVEGMLAKPLADAVLTQTVDVAVAIVPLQHPRIQTHRLFRNRVVAVLPAGHRLAERKRLRITDLRHERVIGYSPETPLAHAIGRLYDGAHLAPRWVAEVKQTHVACAMVQQGMGIALVDEQAQLGGAWPDLRMREITPSIDLQIRVGYARHEPLSATSQAFVDELQSLRHPLLAPAA from the coding sequence ATGAATCTGCGCCAGATCGAAGTTTTCCGTGCGGTCATGATGGCCGGCTCGGTCAGCGGAGCCGCCCAGCTGCTGCACGTCTCCCAGCCGGCGGTCAGCCGGCTCATCGCCTATACGGAACAGCGGCTGGGTTTTCCGCTGTTCCAGCGGCTGCGCGGCCGCCTGCATCCGACGGCCGAAGCCCACAAGCTGTTCACCGAGGTGGAAGCGCTATACCAGGGCGTGCAACGCATCAACGGGCTGGCCGGCGACATGGCCAACCAGGCCGGCGGCGTGCTGCGCATCGCCTGCAGCCCCAGCCTGGCCTACGGCCTGCTGCCCATGGCGATCGCCTCGTTCGCCCAGCGCTATCCGGATGCCAAGGTCGTCGTCGAAGGCATGCTCGCCAAGCCGCTCGCGGACGCAGTCCTGACGCAGACCGTGGATGTCGCGGTGGCCATCGTGCCCTTGCAGCATCCCCGCATCCAGACACATAGGCTGTTCCGCAACCGCGTGGTGGCGGTGCTGCCTGCCGGGCACCGCCTGGCCGAGCGCAAGCGGCTGCGCATCACGGACCTGCGCCACGAACGCGTCATCGGCTACAGCCCGGAAACGCCGCTGGCCCATGCCATCGGACGGCTGTACGACGGCGCGCATCTGGCCCCGCGCTGGGTCGCCGAAGTCAAGCAGACCCATGTGGCCTGCGCCATGGTGCAACAAGGCATGGGCATCGCGCTGGTGGATGAACAGGCGCAGCTGGGCGGCGCCTGGCCAGACCTGCGCATGCGGGAGATCACCCCGTCCATCGACCTGCAGATCCGCGTGGGCTACGCCCGCCATGAACCGCTGTCGGCCACGTCGCAGGCATTCGTCGACGAACTGCAATCCCTGCGCCACCCGCTGCTGGCGCCCGCGGCGTAA
- a CDS encoding Bug family tripartite tricarboxylate transporter substrate binding protein has translation MKLALPCLGRWLAAALLSLPMLARAAPYPDRPVTVVVPYPAGGSLDTVGRPIAQMFEKATGQPMILENAGGAGGLIGAGKVVKSAPDGYTLLLASNGQVTIAPLMYKDMPYDPARDLLPVAHLVDQTAVLYASAKSPYKTFADVAAAAQSGHESIQFASSGNGSISHLALELLAQKMGAKFNHVPYRGAAPALQDLAGGQVPLLFTFVGSAKALTAAGLVRPLAVASPRRLAALPEVPTFAELGYPGVEASVWIGLMAPKGTPRDRIDRLSDVVGGLLRQADFQKLMADNNMEVRGGSIQAFQDMMRADAARWDALAKSVNLAGK, from the coding sequence ATGAAGCTCGCATTGCCTTGCCTGGGCCGCTGGCTGGCGGCCGCGCTGTTGTCGCTACCGATGCTGGCGCGCGCCGCGCCCTATCCGGATAGGCCCGTTACCGTGGTCGTGCCCTATCCGGCCGGCGGCTCGCTCGATACGGTCGGACGGCCGATCGCGCAGATGTTCGAGAAGGCCACCGGCCAGCCCATGATCCTGGAGAACGCCGGCGGCGCCGGCGGCCTGATCGGCGCGGGCAAGGTCGTGAAATCCGCGCCCGACGGCTACACGCTGCTATTGGCCAGCAACGGGCAAGTGACGATCGCGCCCCTGATGTACAAGGACATGCCCTACGACCCCGCGCGCGACCTGCTGCCCGTGGCCCATCTCGTGGACCAGACCGCCGTCCTGTACGCCAGCGCCAAATCTCCCTACAAAACGTTTGCCGATGTCGCCGCGGCCGCGCAGTCCGGGCACGAAAGCATTCAATTCGCCTCCAGCGGCAACGGCAGCATTTCGCACCTGGCGCTGGAACTGCTGGCCCAGAAAATGGGCGCGAAGTTCAACCACGTGCCCTACCGGGGCGCCGCGCCGGCGCTGCAGGACCTGGCCGGCGGCCAGGTGCCGCTGTTGTTCACGTTCGTCGGTTCGGCCAAGGCGCTGACGGCCGCCGGCCTGGTCCGCCCCCTGGCCGTCGCGTCGCCGCGCCGGCTGGCCGCCCTGCCCGAGGTCCCCACCTTCGCCGAACTCGGCTACCCCGGTGTCGAAGCGTCGGTCTGGATCGGCCTGATGGCGCCGAAGGGCACGCCGCGAGACCGCATCGACCGGCTTTCGGATGTCGTCGGCGGCCTGTTGCGGCAAGCCGATTTCCAGAAGCTGATGGCCGACAACAACATGGAGGTCCGGGGCGGGTCCATCCAGGCATTCCAGGACATGATGCGCGCGGACGCCGCGCGGTGGGACGCGCTGGCCAAGTCGGTCAACCTGGCCGGCAAATAA
- a CDS encoding acyclic terpene utilization AtuA family protein has protein sequence MKQITGVAPSGSMGSGYNLASFKRAMQANPDFIGQDAGSTDMGPYYHGADQPFLPMSAYRRDLAVMLQAARAAKIPLLIGSAITNGSNRTLQLMIGLVREVAAEHKLSFKLAVIGAEIDKSYLKRKIEAGPIEPMGPEGILTAQVVDAAGPIVAQMGMEPFMQALQAGAEVIIAGRACDDAIFAALPVLRGFDPGLSLHCGKILECAGLSAVPYDLGEPMIGRVRQDHFEVEPGNPGSRCTTVSVAGHSLYERSDPFLQAGPGGLNDLTHASFEQTDDRTVRVRGSAYVKDTQYRVKLEAAEQLGYRSIVVVGIRDAVMIQELDGVLEHARERAEERFGLRENGISLFFRAYGKDGVMGELEPDRDPPAKEVGLVIDAVAPDQNTATAVAMFTRGVLQHAHYPGILTTAGNMAYPFSPFGIPVGPAYRFSVYHLMPVADACECFPIHYETIRN, from the coding sequence ATGAAACAGATCACGGGCGTCGCGCCTTCCGGCTCCATGGGAAGCGGCTACAACCTTGCCTCATTCAAACGCGCCATGCAGGCCAATCCCGACTTCATCGGCCAGGACGCGGGGTCCACCGACATGGGCCCCTACTATCACGGCGCGGACCAGCCGTTCCTGCCGATGTCGGCGTATCGACGCGACCTGGCCGTGATGCTGCAGGCGGCACGCGCGGCGAAGATTCCGCTGCTGATCGGTTCGGCCATCACCAACGGGTCGAACCGGACCTTGCAGCTGATGATCGGGCTGGTACGTGAAGTCGCGGCCGAACACAAGCTGTCGTTCAAGCTCGCGGTGATCGGCGCGGAAATCGACAAGTCCTACCTGAAACGCAAGATCGAAGCCGGCCCCATCGAACCGATGGGCCCGGAAGGCATCCTGACGGCCCAGGTGGTGGACGCCGCCGGCCCCATCGTCGCGCAGATGGGCATGGAGCCTTTCATGCAGGCGCTGCAAGCGGGCGCCGAGGTCATCATCGCCGGCCGCGCCTGCGACGACGCCATCTTCGCCGCGCTGCCCGTGCTGCGCGGTTTCGACCCCGGGCTTTCCCTGCATTGCGGCAAGATACTGGAATGCGCCGGCCTGTCGGCGGTGCCCTACGACCTGGGCGAACCGATGATCGGGCGTGTGCGCCAGGACCACTTCGAGGTCGAGCCCGGCAATCCCGGCAGCCGCTGCACCACGGTATCGGTGGCGGGACATTCGCTGTACGAACGCAGCGATCCCTTCCTGCAGGCGGGCCCGGGCGGGCTGAACGACCTGACGCATGCCAGCTTCGAACAGACGGACGATCGCACGGTGCGCGTGCGCGGCAGCGCCTACGTCAAGGACACGCAATACCGCGTCAAGCTGGAGGCCGCGGAACAGCTGGGCTATCGCAGCATCGTCGTGGTCGGCATCCGCGACGCGGTCATGATCCAGGAACTGGACGGCGTGCTGGAGCATGCCCGCGAACGGGCCGAAGAACGCTTCGGCCTGCGGGAAAACGGCATCAGCCTGTTCTTCCGCGCCTACGGCAAGGATGGCGTGATGGGCGAGCTGGAACCGGACCGGGACCCGCCGGCCAAGGAAGTCGGCCTGGTCATCGACGCGGTGGCGCCGGACCAGAACACCGCGACCGCCGTCGCGATGTTCACCCGCGGCGTGCTGCAGCACGCCCACTATCCCGGCATCCTGACCACGGCCGGCAACATGGCTTATCCATTTTCCCCTTTCGGCATTCCGGTGGGGCCCGCCTATCGCTTTTCGGTCTACCACCTCATGCCCGTCGCCGATGCGTGCGAGTGCTTTCCCATCCACTACGAGACCATCAGGAACTAA
- a CDS encoding DUF4387 domain-containing protein gives MATRTQPMTAYAKVIRSKNSGPFELTFDIMFDQDAPYLHVKRSGVISTENVARAFSIAPAQVLVCTPFDAARAFKITIRRPVSSGDVLDRDVYGCQQHVPLTRIQVPD, from the coding sequence ATGGCGACCCGGACCCAACCCATGACGGCCTATGCCAAGGTCATCCGCAGCAAGAATTCCGGCCCCTTCGAATTGACCTTCGACATCATGTTCGACCAGGACGCGCCCTACCTGCACGTCAAGCGCAGCGGCGTGATCAGCACCGAAAACGTCGCCCGCGCCTTTTCCATCGCGCCGGCGCAAGTGCTGGTGTGCACGCCCTTCGATGCCGCGCGCGCATTCAAGATCACGATCAGGCGCCCCGTCAGTTCGGGCGACGTGCTGGACCGCGACGTCTACGGCTGCCAGCAGCACGTGCCGCTGACGCGCATCCAGGTTCCCGACTGA
- a CDS encoding MmgE/PrpD family protein: MHPLPEETLVEHVVSLQTRPIASATRQRLAQALLDWFTAGWSGMPLDAAARLRQLAALCHPGPGDAPAFGGERLGVMAAAFANAGIAHLREIDDAHRAAMLHPGIVAVSPVLALAAQQGLTQRRAADAIIAGYEVALRVGEALGTRHAANFHATATAGALGAAAAAAVALGLPADRMHHALGIAATQAAGLWQLVDDDAHESKSLHPAMAVRNGLTAAYAARAGLPGARAFFTGRRGMYALLAGDGPVSVLDGERDAPERINTATIKAWPCCAQLFTPLDAAHGLRQAHAIGAEDIASVEVVIFPHALKIAGVHWPSKPAETAFCLRYVMARLLLAGRLGIEDMETPDLSCPALLDLAERITVKTDEGFQQAFPRKRPSRVTLVLRDGRTLSALRELRRGDPEEPYDWAGMQARMRAFAPTMDDAAAARIADWCGRYADPAHDAAAGAPEASLFGAGR; encoded by the coding sequence ATGCATCCCCTGCCGGAAGAAACCCTGGTCGAGCACGTCGTTTCCCTGCAGACGCGCCCCATCGCGTCGGCGACGCGGCAGCGCCTGGCGCAGGCCCTGCTGGACTGGTTCACGGCGGGCTGGTCCGGCATGCCGCTGGACGCGGCCGCACGATTGCGGCAACTGGCCGCGCTATGCCATCCCGGCCCGGGCGACGCGCCGGCCTTCGGCGGCGAGCGCCTGGGCGTCATGGCCGCGGCATTCGCCAATGCGGGCATCGCGCATTTGCGGGAAATCGACGATGCCCATCGCGCCGCGATGCTGCATCCCGGCATCGTGGCGGTATCGCCGGTGCTGGCGCTGGCCGCCCAGCAAGGCCTCACGCAGCGGCGGGCGGCCGACGCCATCATCGCGGGATACGAGGTGGCGCTGCGGGTCGGCGAAGCGCTGGGAACGCGGCACGCGGCAAACTTCCACGCCACCGCCACCGCCGGCGCGCTGGGCGCGGCCGCGGCGGCGGCGGTGGCCCTGGGCCTGCCGGCCGACCGCATGCATCACGCGCTGGGCATCGCCGCCACCCAGGCCGCGGGCCTGTGGCAGCTGGTCGACGACGACGCGCACGAATCCAAATCGCTGCATCCCGCCATGGCGGTGCGCAACGGCCTGACGGCGGCCTATGCCGCCCGGGCGGGGCTGCCGGGTGCGCGCGCTTTCTTTACCGGCAGGCGCGGCATGTACGCCCTGCTGGCCGGCGATGGACCGGTTTCGGTACTGGACGGCGAGCGCGATGCGCCGGAGCGGATCAACACCGCCACCATCAAGGCCTGGCCGTGCTGCGCGCAGCTCTTCACGCCGCTGGATGCGGCGCACGGGCTGCGCCAGGCGCATGCGATCGGCGCGGAAGACATCGCCTCGGTCGAAGTCGTTATTTTTCCGCACGCATTGAAGATAGCGGGCGTGCATTGGCCGTCCAAGCCGGCCGAAACGGCATTCTGCCTGCGCTATGTCATGGCCCGGCTGCTGCTTGCGGGCAGGCTCGGCATCGAAGACATGGAAACGCCCGACCTGTCCTGCCCGGCGTTGCTCGATCTTGCCGAACGGATAACGGTCAAGACCGACGAGGGCTTCCAGCAGGCTTTTCCACGCAAGCGCCCCAGCCGCGTGACCCTGGTCCTGCGCGATGGCCGCACGCTGAGCGCGTTGCGCGAACTGCGGCGCGGGGATCCGGAAGAACCCTACGATTGGGCCGGCATGCAGGCGCGCATGCGCGCGTTCGCCCCCACCATGGACGACGCCGCGGCGGCACGCATCGCGGATTGGTGCGGCCGCTATGCCGATCCGGCGCACGACGCCGCGGCAGGCGCGCCCGAAGCGAGCCTGTTCGGCGCCGGCCGCTAG
- a CDS encoding IclR family transcriptional regulator, producing MSSKNTPTPPVGVLERGISILESFSDDALRLSLGDLAERTGLDKATLLRLLGVLVRARLVHRYDNGNYAMGPATLHMGMLYRQTFDLGARIQPVLQNVMQQTGETVALYVRSGDERICLYRENTSQELRHHLEVGTRIPLSAGGSSAHILLAFTGGATPHAKTIREKGYAMTRAERVAEMASVALPVFEADGSFIGAMVVLGLASRHNQQAQLKAADIVRRELGAQGFSASAPADRQLPADAPAKAPRR from the coding sequence GTGTCAAGCAAAAACACTCCCACGCCGCCGGTCGGCGTGCTCGAGCGCGGCATCAGCATCCTGGAAAGCTTCAGCGACGACGCCCTGCGGCTGTCCCTGGGCGATCTGGCCGAACGGACCGGCCTGGACAAGGCCACGCTGCTGCGGCTGCTGGGCGTGCTGGTGCGCGCGCGGCTGGTGCATCGCTACGACAACGGCAACTACGCGATGGGGCCGGCGACCCTGCACATGGGAATGCTGTATCGGCAGACCTTCGATCTGGGCGCGCGCATACAGCCGGTGCTGCAGAACGTGATGCAGCAAACCGGAGAAACCGTGGCGCTGTATGTGCGCAGCGGCGACGAGCGGATCTGCCTCTATCGCGAAAACACCTCGCAGGAGCTTCGGCATCATCTGGAAGTCGGTACCCGCATTCCGCTGAGCGCGGGCGGCTCGTCGGCGCATATCCTGCTGGCCTTCACCGGCGGCGCCACGCCGCACGCCAAAACGATCCGCGAGAAGGGCTACGCGATGACGCGTGCCGAGCGCGTGGCTGAGATGGCTTCCGTGGCGTTGCCGGTCTTCGAGGCCGACGGGAGTTTCATCGGCGCGATGGTCGTGCTGGGCCTGGCGTCGCGGCACAACCAGCAGGCGCAGCTGAAGGCCGCCGATATCGTGCGGCGCGAACTCGGCGCGCAGGGTTTTTCCGCGTCCGCGCCCGCGGATCGGCAACTGCCCGCGGATGCGCCGGCCAAGGCCCCGCGGCGCTAG
- a CDS encoding FAD-binding oxidoreductase: MDHHSPSLLAALAAVVGDAHVLTGAQDTAPYVAEWRGHYPGIARAVVRPASTAQVSRVVRLCADAGVPLVPQGGNTGLVGGSTPDDSGREIVISLGRMTALRRVDPLDNSITLEAGCKVLAAQQAALECGRLFPLSLASEGSATIGGILSTNAGGEQVLRYGNTRDLTLGLEVVLADGRVLDALTTLRKDNTGYDLKQLFIGAEGTLGIVTAAAFKLYAQPRRTVTGWVALPHPQAAVEILAMLTDAVGERVTAFELLGREALDQVLAHPLDGMRDPLGGGYPWAVLFDVSETSASLDPSGAVEEVLGQALERGLASDAALAASGRQAQEFWSLREHVPEAQRLQGPSLKHDISVAVSAIPAFIEAADTALRAAMPGIRIVCFGHVGDGNLHYNQSKPLGMEDAAFRARAPEIHDIVHGIAAGMQGSISAEHGIGRLKQDAFMRHKSPVALDLMARIKVALDPDGVFNPGRVLPLARRTALGGTP; encoded by the coding sequence ATGGACCATCATTCCCCTTCCCTGCTCGCCGCGCTCGCGGCCGTCGTGGGCGACGCCCATGTACTGACCGGCGCCCAGGACACCGCCCCCTACGTCGCGGAATGGCGTGGCCACTACCCCGGCATCGCCCGCGCCGTCGTGCGGCCCGCCAGCACCGCGCAGGTATCGCGCGTCGTACGCCTGTGCGCCGACGCCGGCGTGCCGCTGGTACCGCAGGGCGGCAATACCGGCCTGGTCGGCGGCTCCACGCCCGACGATTCCGGTCGCGAAATCGTCATCAGCCTGGGGCGCATGACGGCATTGCGCCGCGTCGACCCGCTGGACAACAGCATCACCCTGGAAGCCGGATGCAAAGTGCTGGCGGCGCAGCAGGCCGCGCTCGAATGCGGCAGGCTATTCCCCCTGTCGCTGGCCTCGGAAGGCAGCGCGACCATCGGCGGCATCCTGTCCACCAATGCCGGCGGCGAACAGGTGCTGCGTTATGGCAATACGCGCGACCTGACCCTGGGGTTGGAAGTCGTGCTGGCCGACGGCCGTGTGCTGGACGCGCTGACGACCTTGCGCAAGGACAATACCGGCTACGACCTCAAGCAGCTGTTCATCGGCGCGGAAGGCACCCTGGGCATCGTCACGGCCGCTGCCTTCAAGCTGTACGCGCAACCGCGCCGGACGGTCACCGGGTGGGTCGCGCTGCCGCATCCGCAAGCCGCCGTGGAGATCCTGGCGATGCTGACCGATGCCGTGGGCGAGCGGGTCACCGCATTCGAATTGCTGGGCCGGGAAGCGTTGGACCAGGTGCTTGCCCATCCCCTGGACGGTATGCGCGATCCGCTCGGCGGCGGCTATCCGTGGGCCGTGCTGTTCGACGTCTCCGAAACCTCGGCCAGCCTGGACCCGTCCGGCGCGGTCGAGGAGGTCCTGGGCCAGGCGCTGGAACGCGGCCTGGCCAGCGATGCCGCGCTGGCCGCATCCGGCCGGCAGGCACAGGAATTCTGGTCGCTGCGTGAACATGTCCCGGAAGCGCAGCGCCTGCAGGGCCCGTCGCTCAAGCACGACATTTCGGTAGCGGTTTCGGCCATTCCCGCATTCATCGAGGCCGCCGATACGGCGCTGCGCGCCGCGATGCCGGGCATCCGCATCGTCTGCTTCGGCCACGTCGGCGACGGCAACCTCCATTACAACCAGAGCAAGCCCCTCGGCATGGAGGACGCGGCATTTCGCGCGCGCGCCCCGGAGATCCACGACATCGTCCACGGCATTGCCGCCGGCATGCAGGGATCGATATCCGCCGAGCATGGCATAGGCCGCCTGAAGCAGGACGCCTTCATGCGGCACAAGTCGCCGGTGGCGCTGGACCTGATGGCGCGGATCAAGGTCGCGCTCGATCCCGACGGCGTGTTCAACCCGGGACGGGTCCTGCCCCTGGCACGCCGGACCGCTCTTGGCGGCACGCCCTAA
- the purB gene encoding adenylosuccinate lyase has translation MPVSVFDMQSLQHLWSTDELRAIFSEDNRVQKWLDFEAALAASQAELGIIPAAAAREIAQKAKVENIDLGKMSAEIRRIKHSLVPALRQLQACCSAENGEWVHYGATTQDVVDTGVALQLKEFHAIALRDIQAVGRELARLAREHRDTPMVGRTHGVQALPITFGHKCAIWLDEMGRHYRRLRECESRVLVGMVVGAVGSQASLGEQAAEVESQTLQRLGLSTPAISWASARDRFTEYAMLLAMIGATLSKIGNELFNMQRNEVAEVEEAFSDGKLGSSTMPHKRNPTSAENLAGLSRPLRYNATLMLEGMVQEGERDGIAWKMEWKALPECCVIAGAMLFQAKNLLAGLRVDAGGMARNLDLMRGYLLSEHVMLELSSRVGKQTAHEWIYEASMHGITHKLDFADAMRQHKALAGLLGEDEIRRLTDPAGYLGQCGPAVDRLVAQEEAAGWLQA, from the coding sequence ATGCCCGTATCCGTATTCGACATGCAATCGCTCCAGCATCTATGGAGCACCGACGAACTGCGCGCGATTTTTTCCGAAGATAACCGCGTGCAGAAATGGCTCGATTTCGAAGCCGCCCTGGCGGCCTCGCAGGCGGAGCTGGGCATCATTCCGGCCGCCGCCGCCCGCGAGATCGCGCAGAAGGCCAAGGTCGAGAACATCGACCTGGGCAAAATGTCCGCCGAGATACGCCGCATCAAGCATTCGCTGGTGCCGGCGCTGCGGCAGCTGCAGGCCTGCTGCAGCGCCGAGAACGGCGAATGGGTGCACTACGGCGCCACCACGCAGGACGTCGTGGACACCGGGGTGGCCCTGCAGCTGAAGGAATTCCATGCCATCGCCCTGCGCGATATCCAGGCGGTCGGACGCGAACTGGCCCGCCTGGCGCGCGAGCACCGCGATACCCCCATGGTCGGACGCACGCATGGCGTGCAGGCGCTGCCCATTACCTTCGGGCATAAATGCGCGATCTGGCTGGACGAGATGGGACGCCATTACCGGCGCCTGCGGGAGTGCGAGTCGCGCGTCCTGGTGGGCATGGTCGTCGGCGCCGTGGGCAGCCAGGCTTCGCTGGGCGAGCAGGCCGCCGAAGTGGAATCGCAAACCCTGCAGCGCCTGGGCCTGTCCACGCCTGCCATCAGCTGGGCTTCCGCGCGCGACCGCTTCACCGAATACGCCATGCTGCTGGCGATGATCGGCGCCACGCTATCGAAGATCGGCAACGAACTCTTCAACATGCAGCGCAACGAGGTCGCCGAAGTCGAGGAAGCATTCTCCGACGGCAAGCTGGGCTCGTCCACCATGCCGCACAAGCGCAACCCGACCTCCGCGGAGAACCTGGCCGGCCTGTCGCGGCCGCTGCGCTACAACGCCACCCTCATGCTGGAAGGCATGGTGCAGGAAGGCGAACGCGACGGCATCGCCTGGAAGATGGAATGGAAAGCCTTGCCCGAATGCTGCGTCATCGCCGGCGCCATGCTGTTCCAGGCGAAGAACCTGTTGGCGGGATTGCGCGTCGACGCGGGCGGCATGGCAAGAAACCTCGACCTGATGCGCGGCTACCTGCTTTCCGAACACGTCATGCTGGAGCTGAGCAGCCGGGTCGGCAAGCAGACGGCGCACGAGTGGATATACGAAGCATCGATGCACGGCATTACCCATAAGCTGGATTTCGCCGACGCCATGCGCCAGCACAAGGCGCTTGCCGGCCTGCTGGGCGAAGACGAAATCCGCCGCCTGACCGATCCCGCCGGCTATCTGGGCCAGTGCGGCCCGGCGGTGGACCGGCTGGTGGCCCAGGAGGAAGCAGCAGGCTGGCTACAGGCCTGA